The genome window GTGTGAGGAGACATCTCAGGCAGATTAATCTCTGTTTAAGGAAAGAATTCTCAGGGAAATGAAGCCTTTTTTAAGGCTATGTCTCAGGTTTGAGGTCCTGTGTGAGGAGTTTTCTTAGGGATATGAGACCCTGTGTAAGGAGACTTCTCAGGAGGTGAGGCTCTATATtaggagatttcttttttttttttaatatttattttatttattcccttttgttgcccttgttgttttattgttgtagttattattgttgttgtcgttgttggataggacagagagaaatggagaaaggaggggaagacagagaggaggagagaaagatagacacctgcagacctgcttcaccacctgtgaagcgactcccctgcaggtggggagccggggttcgaaccgggatccttatgccggttcttgtgctttgcgccacctgcgcttaacccgctgtgctacggcccgactcccaggagattTCTTTAGGAAGTGAGGTCTTGTGTGAGGAGACATCTCAAATGTGAGGTGCTGTATTGAGGCTTCTTAAGTAGAGAGGAGTTGTGGGAGGAGACTTCTATGAAGGTAGGTGAGGCCCTGTGTGAGGAGACTTCTCAGTGGGTGAGGGCCTGTGTGAAGAAAGGAGACTTCTCAGAGTTTAGGCCCTGTGTTAGGAGACTTCTCAGGGAGATAAGGCCGTATGTGAGGAGAGGCTTCTCAGAGGTGAGGCTCTGTGGGGAGACTTCTCTGGAAGGTGAGGCTCTGTATGAGACTTCTTAGGAAGTGAGGTCCTGTGTGAGGTGACATTTCAAATGTGAGGAGTTATGTTAAGACTTCTCAGGGAAATAGGCAATGTATGAGGAGGCTTCAGGAGGTGATGCTCTGTGTGAGCAGATTTCTTAGAGGTGAGTCTGTGTGTAAGGAGACTTCTCAGGGATATAAGGCCCTATCTGAGGAAATTTCTCTGGGAGGTAAGGCCCTGTTTGAAGAGAGATCTCCTCTCTTCTCAGGGAGATGAGGTCTTTTTAATGATACTTTTCAGGTGTGAGGCCCTGTGTGAGGAGACTTTTCAGGAAGTGAGGCTCTTGTGTGAGAAGATATCTGAAAGGTGAGACCCTTTGTGAGGAGAGGAGCCTTCTCAGAGGTGAGGCCCTGTGTGAGGAGTCTTCTTAGGGAGATGAGGCCCTTTGTGAGGAGACTTCTCAGGGAGATGAGGCCCTGTGTGAAGAGAAGTGACTTCTAAGGAGGTGAGGCCCTATGCGAGGAGACTTCTCAGGGAGATGAGGCCCTGTGTAAGGAGAGGAAACATTTTAGACATGAGGCCCTGTATGAGGAGAAATGAATTATCTGCAGGTGAGGCCCTGTGTGAGGAGACTTCTCAGAGAGGTGAGTCTGTGTTAGCAGACATTTCAGGATATGAGGCCCAGTATGAGACTTTTCAGTGGGTGAGGGCCTGTGTGATGAAATACATCTCAGAGTTGAGGCCCTGTATTAGGAGACTTCTCAGGGAGATGAGGCCTTGTATGAGGAAAGGAGAATTCTCAGAGGTGAGACCCTGTGCGGAGACTTCTCAAGGACATGAGGCCCTATCTGAGGAGATTTCCCGTGGAGGTGAGGCCCTCATAGGAGAATTCTAGGGAGTTGAGGCTCTGTGAAGAAACTTCTCTGGGAGATGAGGCCCTATTTGAGGAGAGGAGACTTCTCAGGGACCTGAGGCCTTTTTAAGGATATTCCTCAGATGTGAAGCCCTCTGTGAGGAGACTTCCCAGGTGTGAGGCTCCGTGTGAGCAGATATCCAAAAGATGAGGTCCTGTATAAGGATACTTCTTAGGAGGTAAGGCCCTGTTTGAGGAGACATCTCAAATGTGAGGCACTGTATTGTGACTTCTCAGGGAGACAGGCCCTGTCTGAGGAGACTTCTCTGGAGGTAGATGAGGCCCTGTGTGAGAAGACTTCTTAGGGTATGAGGCACTGGGTGAAAAGATATCTAAAAGGTGAGGCATTGTGTGAGGAGAGGAGACTTCTCAGACATGAAACCCTGTGTGAGGAGACTTCTCAGTGGGTGAGGACCTGTGTGAGGAGAGGTGACATCTCAGAAGTGAGGCCCTATGTGAAGAGACTTCTGGGAGGTGAGGCCCTGTGTGATGAGATTTCTCAAGGAGATGAGTCCTTATTGGAAATACTTCTCAGAGGTGAGACCCTGTGTGAGGCTTTTCAGGGAGTTGAGGCCCCTGTGTGGGTGCCAGTATTGTTTAGTGTGAATGGTCAGGTTGACAGTTATAAAAGCCTGATCAGACCCAACATCTGAACACAGTGCAGGTCCTGATCTTGACCTCCCTATGAGGGCCCTGACCACCCTGTGAGGACCCTGGCCAACAGTAAGGGCCTTGACGAGTTGTGTCAGCATCCCTCCTGCCACGTGATCTTGTCTTCTATCCTGTCTGGTCCAACGGGCCTGTCACTCCCTCTGCAGTGTCACAGGCCTCCTTGGACCTAGATCTCCCACACCTTGCCCTGAGTCCTGAAGGGGGGTTCTGGGATTGAGGCTGGCAGGCCCAGGCTATGTGTTTGTGGGGACCTATGCCTCAGTGTGTCCCTGGCGTGGCACAGGACCTGCCCCCCAGGAGTGACGTGTGCCCACCTGGCTCAAGGGTACAGGCAGCGCCTGGGCCTTCATGGAtgtgcttttctcttgcagaagCCAAAGATGTTGACCAGAAAGATTAAACTCTGGGATATAAACGCCCACATCACCTGCCGCCTGTGCAGCGGTTATCTCATCGACGCCACCACCGTGACCGAGTGTCTGCACACGTGTAGGTGCAGGGGGCGGGCACAGAGTGATCAGGTCTCTACACACATGTGGGGTCTGGCTGCCCCTGTGCTCTCTTGGGGTTCTGACTTCTGCCTTAAGCACAGAGCAGGGCAGGGTCTTGCAGTCTAAAGGAGAGCTGGGTACAGAGGAAACTAGTTATGTCATGTGTAACCAGTGGCAAAAGAGAGAGTAGTAATTTTCTAGGATGAGAAaatgcttaatttttaaaatttctaaatgAATCCCATAACTGAGCAGAGGGACCTGTTTCCACTCCATACggctactttattatttatttttgcctccaggcttattgctggctcagtgctggcactacaaatccactgctcctggcagacatttttttccattttattgaacaggccagagagaaatagaggaggagataagtgagggagagagacagacacctacagccctgctgcaccactcgtgaagcaaccccctgcgtGTGGGGCGCGGGGGTACAAACCTGGAtactcacgcaggtccttgtactttgtactatgtgtgctactttataaattatttttaaattacctatttattgggtaaagacaaccagaaatcgagagggaagggggggatagagaaggggaaagacagagatatctgcagccctgcttcaccacttgtgaagcttcctcccagcaggtggggatcaggagcttgaaccctggtccttgtgtgttgtaacatgtgtgctcaaccaggtgcaccaccacccgggttttttgttttttgtttttaatttatttctttattggggaattaatgttttacattcaacagtaaatacaatagtttgtacatgcataacattccccagtttcccatttaacaatacaacccccactatgtcatttatcatccttcatggacctgtattctccccacccacccagcccagagtcttttacttgggtgcaatatgccaattccatttcaggttctacttgtgttttcttttctggtcttgtttttcaacttctgcctgagagtgagatcatcccatattcatccttctgtttctgacttatttcacttaacatgattttttcaaggtttttgtttttgttttttaattctttttctcctCACAGCTGCTTTAGACTTTAGGGCTTATTATCCTgtgctgaacttttttttttttttttgcctccagggttattgctggggctcggtgccagcactatgaatccactgctcctggaggctatttttcccattttgctgcccttgttgtagtgtttattgttgttgtagctgttgttgttgttgttggacagggcagagagaaattaagagagaggaggggaagacagagaggaggaaagacagatacctgcagacctgcttcatcacttgtgaagtgaccaccctgcaggtggggagccgggggtttgaaccaggatccttaagccggtccctgcgcttcttGTTGTGTTCTTGTTGTGTTCTTGTTGACACTGTGCCCCATTTGCTGAGGTGCCAGCGTGCGTCCTCAGGTGGTGAGGAGCAATCTGTTGAGCAGGGTCTTAATATAAGACATCTCTATAATGCAGTGTTTACAGACAGTGGGTGGGccagatagctcagctgggagcATGCCTGCTTTACCTCGTATGCTGGCTGGGTTCAGGCCACTCTCTCCCAGCTTCTGAGAGGGAGGCTTTTGGGACAGTGGCCTGGGTATGGGTGGGCCTGAAGCGCAGGCTAATGGAAGTAGCCAtgcaagggtgggggggggggggggttggcctgGCTAACTTATCATGTGCTCTCAGTTTGTCGGAGCTGCCTGGTCAAGTACCTGGAGGAGAACAAcacctgccccacctgcagaatCGTCATCCACCAGAGCCACCCACTGCAGTACAttgggtaagtgcacacacacCTCCATTGCAGTACACTGGGTAAGGGCACACACACCCCGTTGCAGTACACTGGGTAAGGGCACACACACTTCCATTGCAGTAcactgggtaagtgcacacacacCCCCATTGCAGTAcactgggtaagtgcacacacacCTCCATTGCAGTACACTGGGTAAGGGCACACACACCCCGTTGCAGTACACTGGGTAAGGGCACACACACTTCCATTGCAGTAcactgggtaagtgcacacacacCCCCATTGCAGTAcactgggtaagtgcacacacacCTCCATTGCAGTACACTGGGTAAGGGCACACACACCCCGTTGCAGTACACTGGGTAAGGGCACACACACTTCCATTGCAGTAcactgggtaagtgcacacacacCCCCATTGCAGTAcactgggtaagtgcacacacacCCCCATTGCAGTATACTGGGTAAGGGCACACACACCCCGTTGCAGTACACTGGGTAAGGGCACACACAGCCCCATTGCAGTACACTGGGTAAGGGCACACACACAGCCCCATTGCAGTACACTGGGTAAGGGCACATAAAGCCCCATTGTAGTACACTGGGTAAGGGCACACACACCCCATTGCAGTACACTGGGTAAGGGCACACACAGCCCCATTACAGTACACTGGGTAAGGGCACACACAGCCCCATTGCAGTACACTGGGTAAGGGCACAATCACCCCCATTGTAGTACACTGGGTAAGGGCACACACAGCCCCATTACACACTGGGAAAGGGCACACACACCCCCATTGCAGTGCACTGGGTAAGGGAACACATACCCCCATTACAGTACACTGGGTAAGGGCACACACAGCCCCATTACAGTACACTGGGTAAGGGCACATAAAGCCCCATTGCAGTACACTGGGTAAGGGCACATAAAGCCCCATTACAGTACACTGGGTAAGGGCACACACACCCCATTGCAGTACACTGGGTAAGGGCACATAAAGCCCATTATAGTACACTGGGTAAGGGCACACACACCCCCATTGTAGTACATTGGGTCAGGGAACACTCACCCCCATTGCAGTACACTGGGTAAGGGCACACACACCCCATTACAGTACACTGGGTAAGGGCACATATAGCCCCATTACAGTACACTGGGTAAGGGCACATATAGCCCCATTACAGTACACTGGGTAAGGGCACATATAGCCCCATTACAGTACATTGGGTAAGGGCACACTCACCCCCATTACAGTACACTGGGTAAGGGCACACTCACCCCCATTACAGTACACTGGGTAAGGGCACATATAGCCCCATTACAGTACACTGGGTAAGGGCACATATAGCCCCATTACAGTACATTGGGTAAGGGCACACTCACCCCCATTACAGTACACTGGGTAAGGGCACACTCACCCCCATTACAGTTCACTGGGTAAGGGCACACACAGCCCCATTACAGTACACTGGGTAAGGGCACACACACCCCCATTGCAGTACACTGGGTAAGGGCACACACACCCCCATTACAGTATACTGGGTAAGGGCACACACACCCCCATTACAGTACACTGGGTAAGGGCACACTCACCCCCATTACAGTACACTGGGTAAGGGCACACACAGCCCCATTACAGTACACTGGGTAAGGGCACACTCACCCCCATTACAGTACACTGGGTAAGGGCACACTCACCCCCATTACAGTACACTGGGTAAGGGCACACTCACCCCCATTGCAGTACACTGGGTAAGGGAACACTCACCCCCATTGCAGTACACTGGGTAAGGGCACATACACCCCCATTGCAGTACATTGGGTAAGGgaacactcacacacccacactcacacctaCTGCAGTACACCTGGTAACAGcgcactcacatgcacacactgtCACTCCTCCCACTGCAGTACATTAGGTAAGGGCACACGCACTGTAGTACATCGTAAgggcacactcacacacccacactcgCACCTACTGCAGTACACTAGGTAAGTGCAAGCTGCAGTCTGTTGGGCGAACGCTCACATGGAGTGTCCACACAGCAGCACAGCACACTTAGTACAGTGGATGGGTGCAGGGTACATGTGGGCACACCCTGATCCACCTGTGATTGCAGCCTGGGGACACATACACTTCCCCTCTTCAGTGCACTAGGTCAGTGCAGGAGACACCCAGTGCTCACCTCCCCACTCCCACATGCCCCATCCCCAATGCTCACCTGTGGGCCAGCCTAGTCTTGGGGTGCTCAGCACCACCACTTAAACTCAACCACCTGAGATGCTCAGACCTGAGAGCCCTCACTGGTCTACACTACATGGCTCATCACACTAGTCCACATCACATGACTCACCTCACTGGTCTATACCACAGTGGCTATGGTGAGTAGGGTTTGGCTGGCTCTGCATCCTTCCCTGGGCACCTCCTGGGTCTCAGAAAGACTAGCCCCTGGGTCAGCACCATTACTGAGTTAGAGTGGGCACTGCTGTGCCTTCCAGATAATCCTTTATAGGCCAATCAGAGAGACCTAGAGGGGTTGGctacaccctcctcacctgcacgCATCAGAGAAGCACTTGGCTGGCAGGCAGAATGGCAGAATGGGAGGGGCAGGCTGGTTACCAACCCTGAGGATGGGCTATCACCAACAGGCTCTTCTTTGTCATCAAGGTCTTTACTACTCTGGGCCAAGGtttccagagagagggagagaaagggagggaaaagatgccacagcactgaagttccctCCTGTGTTCTGGGTGCCAGGCTTAGACCTGGGCTGTGATGTGGCAAAGTGGGCTAGTGAGGTATTTTGCAAGATCTTTGTAGATGATGTATTTATATAACCAGGAAGGTAAAGTTTACTTAATGCAACAGGAAGAAGAAACAGTCTCGTTTTGGCACATATGCCTGGAATCAAGTTCCCTGCCCCTCTGCTGCCACCTTTGCAGCCACGCAGTGGGCTTCCCTCACTGCGACTTAGTGTTCAGAACAGCTAGAACCTAAACCAGCAGGCACTCTCAGGCCAGGCGCAGCTCAGGCTGGCACAGACACACTGTACCTGCAGATCAAGCAAGGTCCAAGCAAGCTGCACACTTTTGTGACTGGTGTCTGCCATCCTGAATGACCTTTCTgggactgggggttggggggtatgCCGAGACTGCTGCCCTGAGTGGCCAGGACGCTGGGCTGGCCTGCTACTGACCCCTACTATCCCCCAGCCATGACAGGACCATGCAAGACATCGTCTACAAGCTGGTTCCAGGCCTCCAGGAAGGTAAGGTGTGCAGCCCTGCTCTGGGCCTGTCCCCTGGACACCTACCCGCCTGCCCCTCACTCTGCACATGCTGGTGTCACGGGCTCCTGGCCTTGTAATGGCTGCTGTCGCCGCTCACTTGTTCCCGCTCCCATGGGCTCATGGAGCCACAGCCCCCGGTCAGGCTGCTGTCACCAGTCAGTCATCCCACTGAGACAGACCCAGGCTCATGAAGCCACGGCCCCTGGTCATATAACTAGCCTGACTGATGTGTCTGCTGCCTCTGGACACAAAGCAGATGGCTTCCCTGCCCTGTGCCCTTGGCTGGTGGCGGCAGGAATAGCTACTGGGGAGAGGGCCTGACCCTGTGCCTGGCGCTCACATGACACCCTCCACACTGCAGGTTGAACCCTGCCAGTGGCCGTTCCCTGAGTGGCTCTGCCGTCCTGCCATGACCGGTCTCTGGCACAGGATATGCTGTGGCCACAGATAACCCTGAGACTGCACCACGGGGCCCCATCTAGCCAGGGGACCCCATGTCGAGCACTCCTGGTCACTCAGTATCTTCTCCAGCATCGGGTGGGCTTAGCCTTGCGTGAGGGTCCATCTGGGTTACAGACTGGGAGTGAGAcccaaattcaagaacatcgaccCTGATTTGTGGCTCTTTTCATAGCAACAGCCTACAGAGCCTCACGGTCACCATGTCCCTTGTGATGCTTAAGAGACTCTAGTTCTGgggtttgggtggtagcgcagcgggttaagtgcacatggcgcaaagcgcaaggaccagcgtaaggatcccggttcgagcccccagctccccacctgcaggggagtcacttcacaggtggtggagcaggtctgcaggtgtctgtctttctttccccctctctgtcttcccctcctctctccatttctctctgtcctatccaacaacgaatggcatcaacaacagcaataataaccacaacaaggctacaacaacaggggcaacaaaagggggcaaaaaaaaaaaagagagactctaATTCATTGTCGGGGTCACCATGTCCCCTGTGATGCTTGAGAGAGACTCTAGTTCATTGTCGGGGTCACCATGTCCCCTGTGATGCTCCAGAGAGACTCTAGTTCATTGTCGGGGTCACCATGTCCCCTGTAATGCTCCAGAGAGACTCTAGTTCATTGTCGGGGTCACCATGTCCCCTGTGATGCTTGAGAGAGACTCTAGTTCATTGTCGGGGTCACCATGTCCCCTGTAATGCTCCAGAGAGAGACTAGCTCACTGTTGGGGTCACCGTGTCCCCTGTGATGCTCCAGAGAGACTCTAGTTCATTGTCGGGGTCACCGTGTCCTCTGTGATGCTCCAGAGAGACTCTATTTCACTGTCTGTCGGGATCACCGTGTCCCCTGTGATGCTCCAGAGAGACTCTAGTTCACTGTCTGTCAGGATCACCGTGTCCCCTGTGATGCTCCAGAGAGACTCTAGTTCATTGTCAGGGTCACCATGTCCCCTGTGATGCTCCAGAGAGACTCTAGTTCACTGTTGGGGTCACTGTGTCCCCTGTGATGCTCCAGAGAGACTAGCTcactgtctgtcagggtcaccgtGTCCCCTGTGATGCTCCAGAGAGACTCTAGTTCACTCTCTGCATTTACAGTTTCCATTTTGATTTTTGCAGCGGAAATGAGGAAGCAGAGGGAATTCTACCACAAGCTGGGCATGGAGGTGCCAGGAGACATCAAGGGGGAGATGTGCTCTGCAAAGCAGCACCTGGACTCCCATCGGAATGGTGAGGACAGCACGGGACGGGGCAAGATGGGGCGTCCTCAGGTCCTGGGAGCAGATGAGCCGGCAGTGGGTGCAAAGGCCCAGTCCCAACAGCCTCTGCAGCCAGTTTCCTGCTCGTGGGCCTGGCTGTACAGCAGCCGATGGAGCCTGCACCCCACCACTCCAGGGTTCTGTCAGAGTCCGGGGAGGGGCCTCCTTCCGGGAAGCAGCCCTCTTGTCAGAGTTCTGACTCGCGGGGAGACTTGTTGGCCGTCCCTGTGGCTGGTGCCTGTGGCCCCTTCACAGAATGACGCTGCTGTTTCCCTCACAGGTGAAACCAAAGCTGATGACAGTTGGAACAAAGAGGCAGCGGAGGAAAAGCAGGAAGAGGACAATGACTACCACAGGAGTGACGAGCAGGTGGGTGTCCACCCTTCCTCAGCTGGCCCTGAGGTGACTTGTTGCCAGCACCTCCCGAGTGGCGCGTCTGCAGGCCTGGCTGTGGGGACTATGCACACTGCCCTGTGAGCGCGCAGAGTGCTCTCAGCGAGTCCTCAGAACTTTTCTGTCTTAGCGCCCTGATTTGAATGAGGCAGCTTCCTGTCTGAGGAATGCTTATTTTCTCCTTAATGTCACAGAATCACAGATAAGAATATGCCcctgggaggccaggtggtggcgcacccggttaagcacacgcgccgccatgtgcaaggaccggggttctagcccccactccccaccttcagggggaaagcttcatgagttgtgaagcaggactgcaggtgtctctctgtctctctccctgtctgtctccctctctcaatttctctcagtctctatccagtaaagaaagaggaagaaaacgcCCCCAGTGCTCTCTGTGGCTGTGAGGATCCAGCCTGTGTGCTGAGGACAGACCAGGAGCAGCTCACAcaggcctgagactcccaaaGAGAACTGGAGCGGGGCACACAGCCCGAGGCCTGCTGGTCCTCCCAGATGACTCAGACGTGCGCCTGTAGACACCCCATGCTCTAGACCCCATCTCCCCACAGCTGAGCGCCGTGAACCAACACCCAGAAGGCAGTGTGAGCTCACACGTGTTCTCTGCTCCCTTGGTCAggactctgtctcccctccctcccgttttcattccttcctttcttcctgtttttctgcagaaggtgagagagacagaaggggagacatctgcagccctgcgttCTGCTTGTGAGGttgccacccccctgcaggtggggcacagtGGTCTAGACCCTGCTCTTTGCACTCTGTCAAGTGAGCTACCAGCCAAgcccaataaagaaaatcttgagataaataagtctttaaagtaaatgaatcttggggcagggtagtggtgcactgAGCGCACTTGGAGCTGGGGTCaagcaagtctgtgggtgtctctctctcctccctccctctccttttgatttcagtctctatccagagtaaataaatgaacgGACTGagtcttaaattttttaattatttttttgaatagtttatactttttaaatatttatttactcccttttgttgcccttgttttattgttgtagtcatcattattattgatgtcatcattgttgttggttaggacagagagaagtggagagagaggaagggaagaccgagagggggagagaaagacagacacttgcaacctgtttcaccgc of Erinaceus europaeus unplaced genomic scaffold, mEriEur2.1 scaffold_759, whole genome shotgun sequence contains these proteins:
- the PCGF3 gene encoding polycomb group RING finger protein 3 isoform X1, yielding MLTRKIKLWDINAHITCRLCSGYLIDATTVTECLHTFCRSCLVKYLEENNTCPTCRIVIHQSHPLQYIGHDRTMQDIVYKLVPGLQEAEMRKQREFYHKLGMEVPGDIKGEMCSAKQHLDSHRNGETKADDSWNKEAAEEKQEEDNDYHRSDEQVSICLECNSSKLRGLKRKWIRCSAQATVLHLKKFIAKKLNLSSFNERERDGRGTGHTHCPGTDWGTHAEPWGQTALGMEYTHKLDILCNEEILGKDHTLKFVVVTRWRFKKAPLLLHYRPKMDLL
- the PCGF3 gene encoding polycomb group RING finger protein 3 isoform X2, whose translation is MLTRKIKLWDINAHITCRLCSGYLIDATTVTECLHTFCRSCLVKYLEENNTCPTCRIVIHQSHPLQYIGHDRTMQDIVYKLVPGLQEAEMRKQREFYHKLGMEVPGDIKGEMCSAKQHLDSHRNGETKADDSWNKEAAEEKQEEDNDYHRSDEQVSICLECNSSKLRGLKRKWIRCSAQATVLHLKKFIAKKLNLSSFNELDILCNEEILGKDHTLKFVVVTRWRFKKAPLLLHYRPKMDLL